A single Cannabis sativa cultivar Pink pepper isolate KNU-18-1 chromosome 7, ASM2916894v1, whole genome shotgun sequence DNA region contains:
- the LOC115696620 gene encoding uncharacterized protein LOC115696620: protein MEFEFHMRELDNLDKRIRPYLEQIGHEKWSRYSTMTSNIAEALNSANLATRETLVTTLMECLRAQIQEWTYNNRNEAQKCTTRLTPSSEKKLIGNYVKPANQNLFEVIDEDRTRIVNLKDRTCTCNRFQKDEMPCNHAVTVMKDLNINTYNYCAHYYTSKAWLQTYEEIVYPVENVREWELQNFFEHIIVLPPKERIKSGRPRKRRMAAAWETKKQNKCGKCGQKGHNKKTCRRITT from the exons ATGGAGTTTGAATTTCATATGAGGGAGCTAGACAACTTGGATAAGCGCATAAGACCGTATCTGGAACAGATTGGCCATGAAAAATGGTCAAG GTACTCTACCATGACATCTAACATAGCTGAAGCACTGAACTCAGCAAATTTAGCAACAAGGGAAACACTAGTGACAACATTAATGGAGTGCTTGAGGGCACAAATACAAGAGTGGACATACAATAATAGAAACGAGGCACAAAAATGCACAACAAGGCTGACACCATCATCTGAGAAAAAACTCATTGGGAACTAT GTGAAACCAGCAAATCAAAACCTATTTGAGGTGATAGATGAAGACAGAACAAGAATAGTAAACTTGAAGGACAGGACGTGCACATGCAACAGATTTCAAAAAGATGAAATGCCATGTAACCATGCAGTTACCGTCATGAAGGACTTgaacataaacacatacaactaCTGTGCACACTACTACACATCAAAAGCATGGCTGCAAACATATGAAGAAATAGTATACCCAGTTGAAAACGTTAGAGAATGGGAACTACAAAATTTTTTTGAACACATCATAGTGTTGCCTCCAAAAGAAAGAATCAAGTCTGGAAGGCCGAGGAAAAGAAGAATGGCGGCAGCTTGGGAAACAAAGAAGCAAAACAAGTGTGGCAAGTGTGGGCAAAAGGGACATAACAAAAAGACCTGCAGAAGAATTACAACATAG
- the LOC133039876 gene encoding uncharacterized protein LOC133039876, translated as MFQSHLVLRKDPFQIRSRLVRLREQNLRSLQRMLYQILILRMKCMMGEKSLKLNPRSMLRAQRSLKTLTYPKKNPPKEWDYIYDQKNLFIVKAVSTATFQVIQNIKSCLSPEQLEMFSKTCFGHFLKLPEFKVQPQVFHGLLLREVQQPNDAKLWVMIRGVRIRFSIEEFVLIAGLDCEGDCSVLDFKQDVNSLCEKYWPTSSSITKESVRECFTTKQWGDSDEDAVKLPVLYFIEWFLLSGTKIKNVPRSILDVVDNGGTMNLLGDGVLLN; from the exons ATGTTCCAGAGCCATCTGGTACTAAGAAAAGACCCATTCCAGATAAGGTCGAGACTCGTAAGGCTAAGAGAGCAAAATCTTCGAAGTCTGCAAAGGAT GTTATATCAGATTCTGATTTTGAGGATGAAGTGCATGATGGGGGAGAAAAGCCTAAAGTTAAATCCAAG GTCCATGTTAAGAGCTCAGAGAAGTTTGAAGACTTTgacttacccaaaaaaaaatcctCCTAAG GAATGGGATTACATATATGATCAGAAGAATCTGTTTATTGTGAAAGCCGTTTCCACTGCTACATTCCAGGTTATACAAAATATTAAGTCTTGCCTTTCCCCTGAACAGCTTGAAATGTTTTCCAAAACCTGTTTTGGACATTTCCTTAAGCTTCCTGAGTTTAAAGTTCAACCGCAAGTTTTTCATGGGTTGCTGTTGCGGGAGGTTCAGCAACCTAATGATGCTAAATTGTGGGTTATGATACGTGGTGTTAGGATTAGGTTTAGCATTGAGGAGTTTGTATTGATAGCTGGTTTAGATTGTGAAGGTGATTGTAGTGTGTTAGACTTTAAGCAAGACGTTAATAGTCTTTGTGAGAAATATTGGCCAACTTCATCCTCTATTACTAAAGAATCTGTTAGGGAATGTTTTACCACCAAGCAGTGGGGTGATTCTGATGAGGATGCTGTTAAGTTGCCAGTTTTGTATTTTATAGAATGGTTTTTGCTTAGTGGTACTAAGATTAAAAATGTACCTAGGTCTATTTTAGATGTTGTAGACAATGGAGGTACGATGAATTTGCTTGGGGATGGAGTTCTTTTGAATTGA
- the LOC115696622 gene encoding uncharacterized protein LOC115696622, with protein MTSESIIQQPKNNREKIIAVDEYFDFTDYAKLVAAEMKTFQYKVVKSCTKEYNIVCLDTNCKWSLKASKNGNTDTFITRSYQEEHTCVVPIRFGDQRQATAKLIADFVKPKFLNLKTKCSPADIKGEMKDKYGIKMNYMKAWRSKERAQTQLHGNAKESYNLLPRYLYMLQKTNPGTIIDIEKQDDDSFKYAFVALNAAIKGWTNCKPIIVVDSTFLKVVYGGTLLTANTQDAESKIFPLAYCIVDSENDKSWEWFFKKNKRSIQGSRRSMPNIKQT; from the exons ATGACATCAGAATCAATCATacaacaaccaaaaaacaacagaGAAAAAATTATAGCAGTAGATGAATATTTCGACTTCACCGACTACGCAAAGCTTGTGGCTGCAGAAATG AAAACATTTCAATACAAAGTAGTGAAATCTTGCACAAAAGAATACAACATAGTGTGTTTGGACACAAACTGCAAATGGAGTTTAAAGGCTTCAAAAAATGGAAACACAGACACATTCATAACAAGGAGCTACCAAGAAGAACACACATGTGTGGTTCCAATAAGATTTGGAGATCAACGACAAGCTACAGCAAAGTTGATAGCAGATTTCGTAAAACCAAAATTCTTAAACCTGAAAACAAAGTGCAGCCCGGCAGACATAAAGGGAGAAATGAAAGACAAATACGGAATAAAGATGAATTACATGAAAGCATGGCGTAGTAAAGAGCGAGCACAAACGCAGCTACATGGAAATGCTAAAGAGTCGTACAATCTCTTGCCAAGATACCTGTACATGCTACAGAAAACAAATCCAg GAACGATAATCGACATAGAGAAACAAGATGATGATAGTTTCAAATATGCATTTGTTGCATTGAATGCTGCTATTAAAGGTTGGACAAACTGCAAACCAATCATCGTTGTTGACAGTACATTCCTAAAGGTCGTGTATGGAGGCACGTTGCTCACTGCCAACACACAAGATGCAGAATCGAAAATATTTCCACTTGCATACTGCATAGTTGATTCTGAGAACGATAAATCATGGGAGTGgttcttcaaaaaaaataaaagaagcatTCAGGGTTCGAGAAGATCAATGCCTAATATCAAACAGACATGA
- the LOC115697700 gene encoding monolignol oxidoreductase AtBBE-like 15, translating into MLSKSSSIAAHQPLLHFLLLLLSNFSWATSSSNSSTPQNFIQCVSINSQLSVPVVTTLFTPNTSSYNSVLTSTVSNLRFLEPSFSKPQFIFTPLHDSHVQAAVLCSRKLGFHIRIRSGGHDYEGVSFASHFQTPFILIDLINLRLVDVNIEQNSAWVQAGATIGELYYRISQKSKVHGFPAGICPSVGIGGHITGGAYGSLMRKYGLAADNVLDARIVDVNGEILDREKMGEDLFWAIRGGGGGSFGIILWWKIRLVPVPETVTHFKIGKTLEQGALKLVSRWQQVMDKFDEDLFMNVRFTVINSSCNSSVNQRTLRIDYNALFLGDCNRVLQVVEKCFPELGLERKDCMEMSWAESAFYLFSDGKPVESLLEVKTIPRIYFKAKTDFVTVPIPEEALEEIWTRLLKEENEPMIWTPFGGMMSKISETEIPYPHRKGILFMIQYFSSWEDEEDSERHIDWTRELYEYMTPYVTNSPRLAYVNYRDLDLGINEKNTNLLTLTSSDHWGIKYYKKDNFKRLVQVKSQVDPDNFFRHEQSIPPLNY; encoded by the coding sequence ATGCTTTCAAAATCATCATCTATAGCAGCACACCAGCCACTGCTacatttccttcttcttctcctctccAATTTTTCATGGGCAACTTCATCATCAAATTCAAGTACACCTCAAAACTTTATTCAATGTGTGTCAATCAATTCTCAGCTTTCAGTACCAGTAGTCACAACCCTTTTCACACCAAACACTTCTTCATACAATTCTGTTCTAACTTCTACAGTATCAAATCTCAGGTTCTTAGAACCATCattttcaaaaccccaattCATCTTTACTCCCCTCCATGATTCCCATGTACAAGCAGCCGTGCTTTGCTCAAGAAAGCTAGGCTTCCATATCAGAATTCGTAGTGGAGGCCACGACTACGAAGGAGTCTCCTTTGCCTCCCACTTCCAAACTCCTTTCATTCTCATAGATCTGATCAACCTTCGACTAGTCGATGTTAACATTGAACAAAACTCAGCTTGGGTTCAAGCTGGCGCCACAATTGGAGAACTTTACTACAGAATTTCACAGAAGAGTAAAGTCCACGGCTTCCCAGCCGGGATTTGTCCGAGCGTGGGAATTGGAGGGCACATAACTGGTGGAGCTTATGGGTCTTTGATGAGAAAATATGGACTCGCAGCTGATAATGTACTCGACGCTCGAATCGTCGATGTGAACGGAGAAATTCTTGATAGAGAAAAGatgggagaagacttgttttgGGCAATTCGCGGTGGCGGTGGAGGAAGCTTTGGAATCATTCTTTGGTGGAAGATTAGGCTTGTACCTGTGCCTGAAACAGTCACACATTTTAAGATTGGTAAGACGTTAGAACAAGGGGCCTTGAAGCTTGTCTCTCGATGGCAACAAGTTATGGATAAGTTTGATGAAGATCTCTTCATGAACGTTCGTTTTACTGTAATTAATTCAAGCTGCAACAGTAGTGTTAATCAGAGAACACTGAGGATTGATTACAATGCACTATTTCTTGGGGACTGTAATAGAGTCCTGCAAGTTGTTGAAAAGTGTTTCCCTGAATTGGGTTTGGAGAGAAAAGATTGCATGGAAATGAGCTGGGCTGAATCGGCTTTTTACTTATTCTCAGATGGCAAACCGGTGGAGAGCCTTCTCGAGGTGAAAACTATCCCAAGAATTTACTTCAAAGCCAAAACAGATTTTGTCACAGTTCCCATACCTGAAGAAGCCCTCGAGGAAATATGGACGAGGTTGTTGAAAGAAGAGAATGAGCCTATGATTTGGACTCCATTTGGTGGAATGATGAGTAAGATTTCGGAAACAGAAATTCCATACCCTCATAGAAAGGGAATTCTTTTCATGATTCAGTATTTCAGTAGCTGggaagatgaagaagattcaGAAAGACATATTGATTGGACTAGGGAGTTGTATGAGTACATGACTCCTTATGTTACCAACTCTCCAAGACTAGCGTATGTCAATTACAGAGATCTTGATTTGGGGATTAACGAGAAAAACACCAACTTGTTAACTTTGACAAGTAGTGATCATTGGGGTATTAAGTATTACAAAAAGGATAACTTTAAGAGATTGGTGCAAGTGAAGAGCCAAGTTGACCCTGATAACTTCTTCAGGCATGAACAGAGTATTCCACCTTTAAATTACTAG